From one Branchiostoma floridae strain S238N-H82 chromosome 3, Bfl_VNyyK, whole genome shotgun sequence genomic stretch:
- the LOC118412425 gene encoding endothelin-converting enzyme homolog isoform X2: MFNESRSTQNAIRKLREHFAQDVYKKDAQLHCEHESDSDDGSFTDNKKKKERVFSNREKCLLGVLLALLVLLIAAVAYLLYMLLQNMNKPKGFFCLEPHCVEESAMVIKKMDLKAEPCKDFYQFSCGRHLKELIVSPGVAKYGILQGIGGHNFAILRRELATPGHVFKGKNSSAIAKAKMIYQSCLDEVTIEEKGGRPLLKVIESIGSWNISTDPEGGRLDPDKWDLTEALINAHKLGPNPLFGFGISADDKDSEKNIMMFVHAGLSLKHGEMYTNKKTAAKLKKGWLNYVVKLAVLLGAKEDDARQQLEDVWEFETELAKIDERAPSRGNTFERYNKWPLKNLTAIMPSINIKKYVEDMLLGQKVSPDTPVLVYDPGYLIEMSKIVANTSKQVLANYIVNQINQKFAPYLSLNFRIASLELEKVVRGTRSTPSRSGFCTSIANKMAGWATGAMFADKNFEKGHFDKANKMLDGIKEQMRLTLEEADWMDNQTRTIALEKLAALRRMIGYPDFIKDPAKLDKYYEKLVVTDDDFVSNMLLVQKFNLDRIVARFGKPVDRSEWHMKPAKVNAYYSASCNLMAFPSGILQPPVYGPKFPMAFNFGSMGAIMGHELSHGFDDHGKEYDKDGNLRNWWTAESLKNFRKKSECLQKQYSEYTVYGEHVNGENTIGENIADNGGVRLAYNAYQSWLVSHRDTILPGLNKTSEQLFFLGWGQTWCTYYKEEYARHLLYSDPHSPAKYRVNGPLANFPKFAEAYTCPLGTHMNPKKKCVLWGKSECPSGGEGCQKKTQSKRGGFLDWLELDAYDHTDDQRSRENTLDWLD; encoded by the exons ATGTTCAATGAAAGCAGGAGCACTCAGAATGCGATCCGTAAGCTGAGAGAACACTTCGCCCAAGATGTGTACAAAAAGGACGCCCAACTACACTGTGAACACGAAAGCGACTCCGATGACG GATCGTTTACCgacaacaagaaaaagaaggaaagggTGTTTTCCAATCGAGAGAAATGTCTGCTAGGCGTCCTGCTCGCCCTGCTGGTGCTCCTGATCGCCGCTGTGGCCTACCTCCTCTACATGCTGCTGCAGAACATGAACAAACCGAAAGGA TTCTTCTGTTTGGAGCCGCACTGTGTGGAGGAGAGCGCTATGGTGATAAAAAAGATGGACCTCAAAGCCGAGCCATGCAAAGATTTCTACCAATTCTCCTGCGGAAGGCATCTAAAGGAACTTATCGTGTCGCCAGGTGTCGCTAAATATGGTATACTGCAGGGCATCGGAGGCCATAATTTTGCTATCCTGCGAAGG GAACTCGCGACACCTGGACACGTGTTTAAGGGTAAGAATTCCTCAGCCATCGCCAAAGCCAAGATGATCTACCAGTCTTGTCTGGACGAAGTCACTATTGAGGAAAAGGGCGGGAGACCACTTTTAAAG GTGATCGAGTCTATAGGATCGTGGAACATCAGCACAGACCCGGAAGGCGGCAGACTAGACCCAGACAAGTGGGACCTGACGGAAGCACTCATCAACGCGCACAAACTCGGGCCCAACCCGCTCTTCGGCTTCGGCATCAGTGCAGACGACAAGGACTCCGAGAAAAACATCATGATG TTTGTTCACGCTGGACTCAGTTTGAAACATGGCGAAATGTACACCAACAAGAAAACTGCTGCAAAG CTTAAAAAGGGCTGGTTGAACTACGTCGTGAAACTGGCAGTTTTGCTCGGAGCAAAAGAGGACGATGCAAGACAACAGTTAGAGGATGTGTGGGAGTTTGAGACCGAACTAGCCAAG ATCGATGAAAGGGCTCCGTCAAGAGGGAATACGTTTGAAAGGTACAACAAGTGGCCACTGAAGAACCTGACGGCTATAATGCCATCT ATCAACATAAAGAAGTACGTAGAGGACATGCTGCTGGGACAGAAGGTCAGCCCAGACACACCGGTGCTCGTCTACGACCCGGGGTATCTGATTGAAATGTCCAAAATCGTGGCCAACACCAGCAAACA GGTTTTAGCCAACTACATTGTCAACCAGATCAACCAGAAGTTTGCTCCGTACCTGTCCCTCAATTTCCGCATCGCCAGCCTGGAACTAGAAAAGGTCGTCCGAGGGACGAGGTCAACGCCCTCCAGGAGTGGCTTCTGCACGTCCATAGCCAACAAAATGGCAGGCTGGGCCACCGGCGCAATGTTCGCGGACAAAAACTTCGAGAAAGGCCACTTTGACAAG GCAAACAAAATGTTGGATGGCATAAAAGAGCAGATGAGGCTTACGTTAGAGGAGGCAGACTGGATGGATAACCAAACAAGGACGATCGCACTGGAGAAACTCGCTGCACTCAGGCGCATGATCGGATATCCCGACTTCATCAAAGACCCAGCCAAGCTAGACAAGTACTACGAAAAG TTGGTAGTGACAGATGATGACTTCGTCAGTAACATGTTGCTCGTCCAGAAATTCAACCTGGATCGAATAGTAGCAAGATTTGGAAAACCTGTGGACAGATCAGA GTGGCACATGAAACCGGCAAAGGTGAATGCCTACTACAGCGCCAGCTGCAATTTGATGGCGTTTCCATCTGGAATCCTCCAACCACCTGTTTACGGACCAAAGTTTCCAAT GGCGTTCAACTTCGGGTCCATGGGAGCGATAATGGGTCACGAGTTATCCCATGGGTTCGACGATCACG GAAAAGAATATGACAAGGACGGGAACCTAAGAAACTGGTGGACGGCAGAATCTTTGAAAAACTTTCGGAAGAAATCCGAGTGTTTGCAGAAGCAGTACTCTGAATACACAGTGTATGGAGAACAT GTCAATGGTGAGAATACCATTGGAGAGAACATAGCGGACAACGGAGGCGTCAGATTAGCGTACAATGCGTACCAGAGCTGGCTCGTGTCACACAGGGACACAATACTACCCGGCCTCAACAAGACTTCTGAACAGTTGTTTTTCTTAGGCTGGGGACAG ACCTGGTGCACATACTACAAGGAGGAATATGCCAGACACTTACTGTATTCAGACCCACACAGCCCTGCAAAATACAG AGTGAACGGCCCGCTTGCTAACTTCCCAAAGTTTGCGGAGGCGTACACATGTCCGCTGGGCACGCACATGAACCCGAAGAAGAAATGTGTTCTTTGGGg GAAATCTGAATGTCCAAGCGGTGGGGAGGGCTGCCAAAAGAAAACTCAATCAAAACGAGGCGGATTCCTGGACTGGTTGGAACTGGATGCCTACGATCATACAGACGATCAGAGATCTAGGGAAAATACGCTAGACTGGCTAGACTAG
- the LOC118412425 gene encoding endothelin-converting enzyme homolog isoform X1 yields MTKKKRKSPIGNLLLTYSKRSLASKQDIYTWDEEPYCDHLEDIGSFTDNKKKKERVFSNREKCLLGVLLALLVLLIAAVAYLLYMLLQNMNKPKGFFCLEPHCVEESAMVIKKMDLKAEPCKDFYQFSCGRHLKELIVSPGVAKYGILQGIGGHNFAILRRELATPGHVFKGKNSSAIAKAKMIYQSCLDEVTIEEKGGRPLLKVIESIGSWNISTDPEGGRLDPDKWDLTEALINAHKLGPNPLFGFGISADDKDSEKNIMMFVHAGLSLKHGEMYTNKKTAAKLKKGWLNYVVKLAVLLGAKEDDARQQLEDVWEFETELAKIDERAPSRGNTFERYNKWPLKNLTAIMPSINIKKYVEDMLLGQKVSPDTPVLVYDPGYLIEMSKIVANTSKQVLANYIVNQINQKFAPYLSLNFRIASLELEKVVRGTRSTPSRSGFCTSIANKMAGWATGAMFADKNFEKGHFDKANKMLDGIKEQMRLTLEEADWMDNQTRTIALEKLAALRRMIGYPDFIKDPAKLDKYYEKLVVTDDDFVSNMLLVQKFNLDRIVARFGKPVDRSEWHMKPAKVNAYYSASCNLMAFPSGILQPPVYGPKFPMAFNFGSMGAIMGHELSHGFDDHGKEYDKDGNLRNWWTAESLKNFRKKSECLQKQYSEYTVYGEHVNGENTIGENIADNGGVRLAYNAYQSWLVSHRDTILPGLNKTSEQLFFLGWGQTWCTYYKEEYARHLLYSDPHSPAKYRVNGPLANFPKFAEAYTCPLGTHMNPKKKCVLWGKSECPSGGEGCQKKTQSKRGGFLDWLELDAYDHTDDQRSRENTLDWLD; encoded by the exons ATGACGAAGAAAAAGAGGAAGTCGCCTATCGGGAACTTGCTCCTGACGTATTCTAAACGTTCCTTAGCAAGCAAGCAGGACATATACACCTGGGACGAGGAACCATATTGTGACCATCTTGAGGACATTG GATCGTTTACCgacaacaagaaaaagaaggaaagggTGTTTTCCAATCGAGAGAAATGTCTGCTAGGCGTCCTGCTCGCCCTGCTGGTGCTCCTGATCGCCGCTGTGGCCTACCTCCTCTACATGCTGCTGCAGAACATGAACAAACCGAAAGGA TTCTTCTGTTTGGAGCCGCACTGTGTGGAGGAGAGCGCTATGGTGATAAAAAAGATGGACCTCAAAGCCGAGCCATGCAAAGATTTCTACCAATTCTCCTGCGGAAGGCATCTAAAGGAACTTATCGTGTCGCCAGGTGTCGCTAAATATGGTATACTGCAGGGCATCGGAGGCCATAATTTTGCTATCCTGCGAAGG GAACTCGCGACACCTGGACACGTGTTTAAGGGTAAGAATTCCTCAGCCATCGCCAAAGCCAAGATGATCTACCAGTCTTGTCTGGACGAAGTCACTATTGAGGAAAAGGGCGGGAGACCACTTTTAAAG GTGATCGAGTCTATAGGATCGTGGAACATCAGCACAGACCCGGAAGGCGGCAGACTAGACCCAGACAAGTGGGACCTGACGGAAGCACTCATCAACGCGCACAAACTCGGGCCCAACCCGCTCTTCGGCTTCGGCATCAGTGCAGACGACAAGGACTCCGAGAAAAACATCATGATG TTTGTTCACGCTGGACTCAGTTTGAAACATGGCGAAATGTACACCAACAAGAAAACTGCTGCAAAG CTTAAAAAGGGCTGGTTGAACTACGTCGTGAAACTGGCAGTTTTGCTCGGAGCAAAAGAGGACGATGCAAGACAACAGTTAGAGGATGTGTGGGAGTTTGAGACCGAACTAGCCAAG ATCGATGAAAGGGCTCCGTCAAGAGGGAATACGTTTGAAAGGTACAACAAGTGGCCACTGAAGAACCTGACGGCTATAATGCCATCT ATCAACATAAAGAAGTACGTAGAGGACATGCTGCTGGGACAGAAGGTCAGCCCAGACACACCGGTGCTCGTCTACGACCCGGGGTATCTGATTGAAATGTCCAAAATCGTGGCCAACACCAGCAAACA GGTTTTAGCCAACTACATTGTCAACCAGATCAACCAGAAGTTTGCTCCGTACCTGTCCCTCAATTTCCGCATCGCCAGCCTGGAACTAGAAAAGGTCGTCCGAGGGACGAGGTCAACGCCCTCCAGGAGTGGCTTCTGCACGTCCATAGCCAACAAAATGGCAGGCTGGGCCACCGGCGCAATGTTCGCGGACAAAAACTTCGAGAAAGGCCACTTTGACAAG GCAAACAAAATGTTGGATGGCATAAAAGAGCAGATGAGGCTTACGTTAGAGGAGGCAGACTGGATGGATAACCAAACAAGGACGATCGCACTGGAGAAACTCGCTGCACTCAGGCGCATGATCGGATATCCCGACTTCATCAAAGACCCAGCCAAGCTAGACAAGTACTACGAAAAG TTGGTAGTGACAGATGATGACTTCGTCAGTAACATGTTGCTCGTCCAGAAATTCAACCTGGATCGAATAGTAGCAAGATTTGGAAAACCTGTGGACAGATCAGA GTGGCACATGAAACCGGCAAAGGTGAATGCCTACTACAGCGCCAGCTGCAATTTGATGGCGTTTCCATCTGGAATCCTCCAACCACCTGTTTACGGACCAAAGTTTCCAAT GGCGTTCAACTTCGGGTCCATGGGAGCGATAATGGGTCACGAGTTATCCCATGGGTTCGACGATCACG GAAAAGAATATGACAAGGACGGGAACCTAAGAAACTGGTGGACGGCAGAATCTTTGAAAAACTTTCGGAAGAAATCCGAGTGTTTGCAGAAGCAGTACTCTGAATACACAGTGTATGGAGAACAT GTCAATGGTGAGAATACCATTGGAGAGAACATAGCGGACAACGGAGGCGTCAGATTAGCGTACAATGCGTACCAGAGCTGGCTCGTGTCACACAGGGACACAATACTACCCGGCCTCAACAAGACTTCTGAACAGTTGTTTTTCTTAGGCTGGGGACAG ACCTGGTGCACATACTACAAGGAGGAATATGCCAGACACTTACTGTATTCAGACCCACACAGCCCTGCAAAATACAG AGTGAACGGCCCGCTTGCTAACTTCCCAAAGTTTGCGGAGGCGTACACATGTCCGCTGGGCACGCACATGAACCCGAAGAAGAAATGTGTTCTTTGGGg GAAATCTGAATGTCCAAGCGGTGGGGAGGGCTGCCAAAAGAAAACTCAATCAAAACGAGGCGGATTCCTGGACTGGTTGGAACTGGATGCCTACGATCATACAGACGATCAGAGATCTAGGGAAAATACGCTAGACTGGCTAGACTAG
- the LOC118412458 gene encoding complex III assembly factor LYRM7-like codes for MLRLKVLASFRSLHRARKDVFQGDTAALEAARQRINQEFQKHKTETDQGKIEELVKVAEDTAVYMRHVVVQAQMNQAGRYELRIRKDSGVLVDNATLKPPRPRRTRDKKTQDTR; via the exons ATGCTACGTTTAAAG GTACTTGCCAGCTTCCGATCCCTACACAGAGCCAGGAAAGATGTGTTTCAGGGGGACACTGCGGCATTGGAAG CTGCTCGACAGAGAATAAACCAGGAATTCCagaaacacaaaacagaaacaGACCAGGGCAAGATTGAAGAG TTAGTGAAAGTTGCGGAGGACACAGCCGTGTACATGAGACATGTAGTGGTGCAGGCACAGATGAACCAGGCAGGCAGATACG AGCTGAGGATCCGTAAGGACAGCGGTGTACTGGTCGACAACGCCACGCTGAAACCGCCTCGACCCAGGAGAACACGGGACAAAAAAACACAGGACACGAGATAG
- the LOC118412440 gene encoding 4-galactosyl-N-acetylglucosaminide 3-alpha-L-fucosyltransferase FUT5-like, translating into MAFARQKGYFLTSLATLMILSVCLTYLAYREYTSLLPTTTPNPTSRQTNRRSTGLRPGVEKMPHMQRSALPRFNRSISSFSEDFSSRFYSVWTDDASQSARKTGNDITVVFWNAPGWRPRCPSMPQCALTADRQQYENADAVLFWFKSLPHVYDKDFFPKTRPSHQRWIYYVRDCPHFTRDTDFASYGGVFNWTMSYRNDSDVLAHWGHITEAYHQLAQHPADPNRNYAKEKSKLIIWYVSHCYKYMSRFPYATELMKHIQVDVFGRCGNINKTCPRNDGRCFREHIRQYKFYLAFEDFKCVDYITEKYWDNSLKNDAVPVVLGAPRSDFERLTPPNSYIHVDDFESPEALAKYLKYLDQNDEEYNKYFAWKTQPPKNPLPSLFEGDLCELCKKLSNVSPTERKVYTDIDRWWRGQNYEFCEPLVYTGPFMDPRYLIFYN; encoded by the coding sequence ATGGCGTTTGCACGACAGAAAGGATACTTTCTCACGTCGTTAGCTACTTTGATGATCCTTTCAGTTTGCCTGACCTACCTAGCGTACCGTGAGTATACATCATTACTACCGACGACTACCCCAAATCCGACTAGTCGTCAGACCAACAGAAGAAGCACAGGTCTGCGCCCAGGAGTCGAAAAGATGCCCCATATGCAGCGTTCAGCACTTCCCCGGTTCAACCGCTCCATTTCGTCATTCTCGGAGGATTTCTCGTCCAGATTTTATTCCGTCTGGACCGACGACGCTTCTCAGAGCGCGAGGAAGACGGGGAACGACATCACGGTTGTGTTTTGGAACGCACCGGGATGGCGCCCGAGATGTCCGTCCATGCCTCAATGTGCTCTCACGGCTGATCGACAACAGTACGAAAACGCCGATGCCGTGCTCTTCTGGTTCAAGTCTCTTCCACACGTCTACGACAAAGACTTCTTCCCCAAGACGCGGCCGTCGCACCAGCGCTGGATATATTATGTAAGGGACTGTCCTCATTTCACAAGAGACACTGACTTCGCTTCGTACGGAGGCGTCTTTAACTGGACGATGTCGTATAGAAATGATTCAGACGTGCTTGCCCACTGGGGTCACATAACCGAAGCGTATCACCAACTTGCTCAACACCCAGCCGATCCAAATAGAAATTACGCCAAAGAGAAAAGCAAGCTGATTATTTGGTATGTCAGTCATTGCTACAAATATATGTCCCGGTTTCCCTATGCGACAGAATTGATGAAGCACATCCAGGTCGATGTGTTCGGGCGATGCGGGAATATCAACAAGACTTGTCCCAGGAACGACGGCAGGTGTTTTCGGGAACACATACGCCAGTACAAATTCTACCTCGCGTTCGAAGACTTTAAATGCGTGGATTACATAACTGAGAAATACTGGGACAATTCCCTGAAGAACGACGCTGTGCCGGTGGTGTTGGGAGCGCCTAGGAGCGATTTCGAAAGACTGACTCCCCCGAATTCTTACATTCACGTGGACGACTTCGAATCCCCGGAAGCGTTGGCGAAGTACCTGAAATATCTGGACCAGAATGACGAAGAGTATAACAAATACTTCGCTTGGAAAACCCAACCTCCTAAGAACCCGCTTCCCAGTCTTTTTGAAGGGGACTTGTGTGAGCTGTGTAAGAAACTCTCAAACGTGTCCCCGACAGAGAGAAAGGTTTACACAGATATAGACAGGTGGTGGAGGGGGCAAAACTACGAGTTCTGTGAACCGTTGGTGTATACTGGTCCCTTCATGGACCCtagatatttgatattttacaACTAA
- the LOC118412450 gene encoding proteasome subunit beta type-4-like produces the protein MAAEHFGFSGELWGNGPSPGGFYSTPGGTTTPQHGPTKHTLHPMTMGTSVLGVKFDGGVVVAADMLGSYGSLARYRNISRVMKVNNTTVLAGAGDYADYQFLKEVLDQKIIDDELLGDGHSFSPKAIFSWLTRVMYNRRTRFNPLWNQVVIGGFNNGEPFLGYVDKIGVAYEAPTIATGMGAYMAQPLLRDALEKKPNMSQSEALELLERCLKVLFYRDARSFNKFEFAIVTAAGVEILQPRSAEANWSIAHLIKGYE, from the exons atggctgccgaaCACTTTGGATTTTCTGGTGAACTTTGGGGAAACGGACCGAGTCCTGGCGGTTTTTACAGCACGCCTGGCGGGACAACAACCCCGCAGCATGGACCTACAAAGCATACACT ccaCCCCATGACCATGGGTACATCAGTGTTGGGAGTGAAGTTTGACGGAGGAGTGGTGGTGGCGGCCGACATGCTCGGTTCCTACGGTTCGCTGGCGCGGTACCGTAACATCTCCCGCGTCATGAAGGTCAACAACACGACGGTCCTGGCCGGGGCGGGCGACTACGCAGACTACCAGTTTCTCAAGGAAGTCCTGGATCAAAAAAT CATAGATGACGAGTTGCTAGGCGATGGACATTCCTTCTCGCCCAAGGCCATTTTCTCGTGGCTGACGCGTGTGATGTACAACCGTAGAACAAGGTTCAACCCGCTCTGGAACCAGGTGGTCATTGGTGGATTCAACAACGGCGAGCC ATTCCTGGGCTATGTGGACAAGATAGGAGTTGCCTATGAAGCACCTACAATAGCAACAGGAATGGGGGCATACATGGCACAG CCACTTCTAAGAGATGCCCttgagaagaagccgaacatgTCCCAGTCCGAGGCGCTGGAGTTACTGGAGAGATGTCTGAAGGTCCTGTTCTACAGGGATGCCCGGTCCTTTAACAAG TTTGAGTTTGCCATAGTGACAGCAGCAGGAGTGGAGATTCTACAGCCCAGGTCAGCTGAGGCCAACTGGAGCATTGCACATCTCATCAA GGGTTATGAGTGA